The nucleotide window TCGGCAGAAAGGAAAAAATAATATGTTCCAGCGCGTGTCAATCTTAATGGCGGCGCTCGCGTTACTACTGGTTACCGGTTGCAGTAAAGCCCCGGAAACCGAAATGAAAGACTCCGAAGCCTCACTTGAATCGGCCAGGATGGCTGAGGCCGAGCAGTATGCTCCTCAGTCTTATCAGATGGCCATGGATACTCTGAACGCCGCAATGGCCGCCAAGCAGGAGCAGGATAGCAAATTCTCACTTTTCCGCGGCTATGGGAAATCCAAAGAAATGTTCCTGTCGGCTCAAAGACTGGCCGAGAAGGCTGTCTCCGATGCTGAGAGGGAAAAAGAAAATACCCGTCAACTGGTCGTCAATTTGATGGCTCAGACCCAAGCGGTGGTTGACGCCGCCGCCCAGGCTCTGGAGAAAGCTCCGGCCGGTAAGGGCACCAAGGCCGATATTATGTTGATCAAGAATGACCTGGCCGCCGCCACAACCGGTATGCAGGAAGCTAAAACCGATTTTGATGCCGGGAAATTCCTGGCCGCCAAAGCCAAACTCGAAGCGGTCGGTGATAAGGCCCGGGGTGTTATGAATCAGATCGAGGCGGCCCTGGCCAAAAAGAAAGGCTAACGGGATATTCCATTTCTGCCGGTGGAGGAATCCGGTGATTTTAAATATGGACCGCCCGATCAGCGGTCCATATTTAATTGTATGCATAGGGGAATGATTATTCGCATGAACACCCGGAAGGTGAGAAATCATATTTTGCTCTTGTACCAATTGCTAATGATCCTTCCATTGGTCGGGATTCTTGCGGCCGGATGTCAGGATGCTCCTCAGTCCTCTTTCGAAAAGGCCCGCTTTGAGGTTCAGCAGGCGGCCGAGGCCGGGGCTCTTAAATATGCCGAAACCGATTTTCGCCGAGCCCAGAACATGCTTCGCGAGGGGCAGATGGAAATGGCCCGCCAGAACGGGCGGCTGGCCCCGCTGCGCAATTACCACCAGGCCGACTCCCTGTTCAGCCTGACCGTCAAAATTGCCGGCGAGGCGGCGGAAAAAGCTCGAAAACGAATTGAGGCCATGAAGGCCGAAGCCGGGAATGAAATCGAGCAGCTGAAAAAACAACTGACTTCGTGGCGGGAGGCGCTCGATGGTTCGCTGGTGATGTATGATGCCGAAAGCCACTGGAGTAAAGCCGAAATGGCTCTCAAAATAAGCGAGAAACTGTATCGCGACAGACAGTACCGCGAAACGGTTAAAGCTGTCGCCGATGGTTATCAATCCCTTTCGCAGATCAGCCGTATTCTGGATGATTATGCCAACGATGCCGCCGGCAAAACCGCGGTCTGGAACCGCTGGGTGCGCGAAACCGTTGACGAATCCAGAAAAAACGGCAGCCCGGCTATCATTGTCGATAAAAGCGCTCATAAGTTGTACCTCCTTAAAAACGGCAAACTGACCCGCACTTTCGACTGCGAGTTGGGCTATAATTCGGCCCGTCAGAAATATCTGGCCGGAGACGGGGCCACGCCCGAGGGGAAATACCGTATTATCCAGGCCAAACACAACGGTAGTAAGTACTATAAGGCGCTCCTTCTCGACTATCCCAACCAGAACGACAAAAAACGGTTCGCCGAAAACAAAAAGAAAAATGTGATTGCCGACCATGCTCGGATCGGGGGATTGATCGAAATCCACGGCGACGGCGGTCAGAATCAGGACTGGACCGACGGCTGTGTCGCCCTGACCAATGGCGAGATGGATTTCCTGATGGCCCAGGCTTCGGTGGGGACCCCGGTGACAATTGTCCGTCGCTCGGAGCAATGGCCATGAAGTACAAATACCTGTTCATCCATGTTCCGGTCCTCCTGATCGCCGCGGCGGTTCTGAGTCTGGCGGCCCGGCCGGCGGTTAAAACGGACCGGGATACCATCACCGCCGCCGACAGTGTCAGGACTATCCGTGATCTGTCCGATGACCCGGCGACGGCCAAAAAGGAACTCAGGCAGGCCCGCGCCGCGCTGGCCCGGCTGACACCCAAAGCTCCATATATCGTCATTGATACCCACGCCAACCGGATTCAACTGCGGACGGTCGATACGGTCCTGTTCGATGCTTCGTGTTCGACCGGGAGCGGCGGCGAATTGGTCGATTCGGTTTCGGGACGGCACTGGACCTTCGACACGCCGCGCGGTGTTTTCAAGGTCAACAGTAAACTGGAGGATCCGTGGTGGCGTAAACCGGACTGGGCTTTTATCGAGGATAATGAACAGATACCGACCGATGAAGACGAGCGGCTGGACCCGCGGATGATGGGTGAGTATGCGATCGGGTTCGGGGACGGGTATTTTATCCACGGCACCATCTATGAACGCCTCCTGGGAATCAATGTCACCCATGGTTGTGTCCGGGTCGGTTCCGATGATCTGAAAAAACTCTATTACCGGGTTGGTTATGGGACACATATCTACATTTTTTAAACCGGTCACACTGATTCTGGCAACCGGTGGATTGGTGATGGCGATGTCCGGATGCACCCATGACCGGCAGTCCGAAACCGATTCCGCCGATAACGGCGACTGGAACCGGGCCGAGGCCAATCTGGAGTATCGCTATCTCCAATCCGAGCGGCGGCTGGCCGAAACCGATCAACTTTACATGGTGCTGGACATGCGCCACAAGAAACTCCTGCTCAAACTCCAGGGGGCGGTGGTCTGGGATTACCCGATGGTTTTCCTTGAAGAGGATTCCTCGGCGGTGCAGGCCTTTATCGACCGTTTTCTGGGTGACAACTCCCGGATGATGCGGGCGATTTACGACCGGCATCTGTATGAAGCCGCCGAACAAACCCCGGACTCCATCCTGGAGCTGGTCAGCGAGGCGGTCGGGGTTAAACCGGAACTGCTTCAACGCGACCTCCCGAAACGATTCCAGATTGACTGGCGCAACAATATCACTCTCGAGGTGCATACCGATATCGAGGGGGCGCCGGTGTCCCGGATTCGAAATGCCCTGGCCGAGATGCGCCGAATTCTCCAGATGCCGTTCGGGGAAGCGGTGATTATTATCAAGATCGAGCCGGAGAAAGCGATCACGTTGTACCGTGCGGCCGCCCCCGGTTTACCGGCTCTAATTTATCCTTAACATTGTCCCCCTCCTTTCATTATAAGTCATATCCTCTCTTTTATTTGCACCAAAATGGGTTCGTTCCATCCGTTTGTTTTTTTTCCAAACGGCGAGCCGCTACGATTTGGCAAAATAGAAACCCCAGGTCTAAAAACCTGGGCCACCCGGTAGTTTTTTGAAAATGGGTTCGTTTCATCCGGCGGATTATTTTTTTATACGGTGTAATAATTGAGGATGCCATAAAATGGGTTCGTTTTATCAGTAAAAATGTTTTTGGCGGCAATTGCTTTGGGTAAATTGGTTTTCATATAAATCGGGACGGGGGATGGAATAAGGGCGAAACGGTGGAGAAAGTGGGGGGGTGAAAATCACAAATTCAGAA belongs to Candidatus Zixiibacteriota bacterium and includes:
- a CDS encoding L,D-transpeptidase family protein; protein product: MIIRMNTRKVRNHILLLYQLLMILPLVGILAAGCQDAPQSSFEKARFEVQQAAEAGALKYAETDFRRAQNMLREGQMEMARQNGRLAPLRNYHQADSLFSLTVKIAGEAAEKARKRIEAMKAEAGNEIEQLKKQLTSWREALDGSLVMYDAESHWSKAEMALKISEKLYRDRQYRETVKAVADGYQSLSQISRILDDYANDAAGKTAVWNRWVRETVDESRKNGSPAIIVDKSAHKLYLLKNGKLTRTFDCELGYNSARQKYLAGDGATPEGKYRIIQAKHNGSKYYKALLLDYPNQNDKKRFAENKKKNVIADHARIGGLIEIHGDGGQNQDWTDGCVALTNGEMDFLMAQASVGTPVTIVRRSEQWP
- a CDS encoding L,D-transpeptidase, with the translated sequence MKYKYLFIHVPVLLIAAAVLSLAARPAVKTDRDTITAADSVRTIRDLSDDPATAKKELRQARAALARLTPKAPYIVIDTHANRIQLRTVDTVLFDASCSTGSGGELVDSVSGRHWTFDTPRGVFKVNSKLEDPWWRKPDWAFIEDNEQIPTDEDERLDPRMMGEYAIGFGDGYFIHGTIYERLLGINVTHGCVRVGSDDLKKLYYRVGYGTHIYIF
- a CDS encoding DUF4398 domain-containing protein, producing the protein MFQRVSILMAALALLLVTGCSKAPETEMKDSEASLESARMAEAEQYAPQSYQMAMDTLNAAMAAKQEQDSKFSLFRGYGKSKEMFLSAQRLAEKAVSDAEREKENTRQLVVNLMAQTQAVVDAAAQALEKAPAGKGTKADIMLIKNDLAAATTGMQEAKTDFDAGKFLAAKAKLEAVGDKARGVMNQIEAALAKKKG